The following is a genomic window from Methanoplanus sp. FWC-SCC4.
TATCCAGAAACTGATTCCCAAGACCTTTTCCCTTGTGTGCATCCGGTACAAGACCTGCAACATCAATGAGGCCGATCTGCACAAATCTGACACCGTCATCGCATGCCTCGCAGTTGTCAATTCCAAGTTCCTTGCACGGACAGTTTATGCGCACATATGCAACCCCGTTGTTTGCATCTATTGTTGTAAACGGATAGTTTGCGATTTCTGCCGGAGCCATCGTTGCGGCGGCAAAAAACGTCGATTTTCCGCAGTTTGGCTTCCCTGCTATTGCAATATTTATCATGTCTGATTATCCTCTTATGTATCATAATGTTAGTTGCCTGAATTAATTTTTGCCTATTGAAGTCATTTGTCCGGTTTAATTGTAGTGGAGATCCCTCTTTTGTGATCGAAAAGATAAATCAGATTTGAGGATTAATTAATTTCCATGAGTTTTACTGCAAAAAATACATACTACTTTGAAAAACCAGGACCTCTGAATACAGAGGATGCGGCCCGTTTTTCAGTTGAAAGGGCACAGGAGCTCGGCATCAGTAAAATCGTTGTTGCAAGTTCAAAGGGACAGACAGCACGTGTTTTTTATGAGGCAGTAAAGGATACGGAAATTGATCTTGTTGTTGTGACACATGTTGTCGGATTCAGGGAACCAGGAGTCTGGGAATTCCCGTCTGAAATTGCAGAAGAGCTTGAATCAAAGGGTGTCTCCATAATCAAGGGAACTCACACACTCTCAGGAATGGAGAGAGCAATGTCAGGCAATCCCAAACTTGGCGGCTCTTCAAGAACAGAGGCCGTTGCCGAGGCTCTCAGGAAGACGGTTGCAGTCGGACTTAAAGTTGCCGTTGAATGCACTCTTATTGCCGCAGATCAGGGGGCAATTCCTGTAAATGATGAAATAATTGCAGTCGGAGGGACCGCAACCGGTGCTGATACCGTCTGTGTCATAAAACCTTCACATACCTCGAAGTACTTTGATCTTCAGGTGCGTGAAATTGTGGCAATGCCAAGGAACCGGTAAATATGGCATTTCAGTCACTTTCCGAATCATTTAAGATTCTTCGTCATCCTGTGATCTGGATCGCCGGGTTACTGTGCGGTCTTGTTGCCGGGATACAGATATATTTCGGGCTTTCCGGGGGTGCGGCGGCGTTTTATGCGGAGAGGATTTCAATATTCTGGATGATTGTATATCCTTTCTTTATTGCGGCAACCTATGGTGCGATAAAGTCTGATGATTACTCTCTTAAAGGGTACTTTAGCTCAGGCTATGCAGGTTATTTCCGTGTATTGCTGCCGACTGTGTTAATAATGACTTTTGTGATGATTGTCGCATTTGTGATGGCAACGCCTGCTGCTATATCCGGAGTTTTAGATCCGCTGATGGTTGCATTTTCATTGTTCTTTGTGATTCTGCCACTGTTTTTCTTTGCATTCTTTTACGACACAGCTGCGGTATTTGACGATCTGAAAGTTTTTGAGTGTATTAAAAAGAGCTTTGTCGGTACATTTGCAAAGCCCTTTTTGGTTTTACAGTTCTTTTTTGTCCTTATTTTGATATTCCTTGTAATAGGTGCAGGTTTTATGATGATATGGACAGGTATTCTGGCTGACCAGTTTGAGCCTCTGCTTTTGATGTCACAGGACGAGCTCAACCAGATGGCGGAAAATCCTGAGTCCCTTGTTGCACTTCTCGGAGATTATGGATTAAAGATGACTGCCCTTATGTATTTCCTCGGAGTATTTGTTTTCATTACAATTCTGCTCCCGTATAAAGCAGTGTTTTACAAAAACCACATCTCGGAAGCAAAGATTGAACTCAATATTCCGGAAACAGAACAGGGTGAATATGACGAAAAGGGAAGATGGTACAAGTATTCCTGAGTATATCATATAATAACAATCTTTTTTTAACAAAATAATCAGGGTTTAAATCTGATTTCCAAATTGTCATATCTGATTTTTTGTGCCCGTTTAAGTGCCTAAAACAGATAAAAAAGCATTGCGAAGATTCCGCCGCCAAGAGTGCAGAAAAAGTTTGTTCCGGCGTTTTTTAGTGTCCCGTTTCTTTCCAGGGTTGCGCCTACAAGACTGTCAATGTTTGTTCCGACAAATCCTGCAAGTGTACCGATAATAACCATGTCGGGTGGGATGACTCCCATTGCAAAGGCTGCAAGGCATAAAACAAATGCAGCTGCTGTTGCTGCCGCTTCTCCGAATATTGTTATGCCCCCGTCTGTTCCTTTTGGGACTTTTTCAAATGTGGTTATGAGGTACGGTGTTTTTCCAAGCATCCCGAGTTCGCTTGCGGTTGTATCAGCCGTTGCCGCGGCAATACTTCCGAGGAAAAGTGCAACAAATGCAGGGTGCTGGTATATGCCAAAAAGTACGGCGGCACAGAGTGACACAAGTCCGTTTGCAAAGACATTCATAAAGCCGCGTGCCCCGCCCCTTGACTCTGCAAGCCCTTCTGCCTTTTTCTTTTCATATTTGTATTTTGTAAATGCCGTGCCCATTACAAAGAAAGTCAGCATTACAAAGAACCATGTGATGTCTGAGAAAACAATTATCAAAATGCCCATAAGTGCGCCTGAAAATAGGCCGGACAGGTCTGCCGCTTTCATTTTATATGAGAGATATCCGAAAGTGAACGATATGATTATTGCAAGAAGTATGAGGTCAAGGGTTGCGGAATAACTGATGTCCTCAAAGAGGAACATCGTCATTGCAGCGCCTATGCACTCAATCATAAGTGCATCCTCCCTGTTTTTCAAAACGGATTTTAAGAGAGCCGCAACAATGATTCCTGTAAGCGGGATCAGGATGTTTTGGTAATTGAGATATCCCATCACCGCAACTGATGATACGGATGCAACGAAGAGATATGCGAGGTAATTGTATTTTTCAGAGCTGCATATTCTAAAAGCCGCCTCGCCCATCATAACAATTGCAATTGTGGCCAGGAAAACCATCAGAGAGACCATCTCTGCACCGTATAACACGGCAACCACACTGATGCCGATTGCGGGATAATGTGTTTTTTTGATAAAATAGAATACGGCGCTTGTCAGAATTGCAATTAGGGCCAGAATCCACGGTGGCTGTATAAAAGGCGCGATTGCTATTGCCACAAGTGACAAAAGAATTACAATCCACATATCCGGGCGCCTAATCATACTATCAGTTAGTTTATGTTTCTCACTTATAATAATCTGAATGTGCCGGTTTGGTTCCAATGCAGGTTCTTTTAAGAAAAATTGGCATATCGGGTATCAGTTTTTCAATAATTTTGGGCGGAAGTGCTTTTCGATCAAGTATATGTTTTACTAATAACAAATTTCTAAGGAATATGTCTTCACCAAAGGAAATACCTAAAAATTATGATCCGATTGAGGTTGAAGAGCGGTGGATGAATACGTGGAAGAAGGAGTCTTATTATTTTGACAGAAACTCCAAAAAGCCACAGTTTATAATTGACACGCCTCCTCCATACCCGACCGGAAACTTCCACATCGGAAATGCGTTTAACTGGTGCTATATTGATTTTATCGCACGCTACAAGAGAATGTGCGGTTATAATGTAATGTTCCCGCAGGGCTGGGACTGTCATGGTCTCCCGACTGAAGTGAAGGTTGAGGAGATCAACGGCATCACCAAAAACGATGTTCCAAGGGATGAATTCCGCAGAATGTGCCGCGAGCTTACCCATCAGAATATTGAGAAGATGAGAAAGACGATGTGGCGCTGTGGTTTTTCAAACGACTGGAGCAACGAATACATCACGATGATGCCGGAGTATTATAAGAAAACCCAGCTTTCCTTCCTCAGAATGTACAATAAGGGTGATATATACCAGAGCGAACACCCGGTAAACTTCTGTACACGCTGCGAGACGGCTATTGCATTTGCAGAGGTGTCATATGAGGACAGGACGACAAAGCTGAACTTCTTTGATTTTGACGGTGTTGAGATTGCAACCTCACGTCCCGAACTTCTTGCGGCATGTGTTGCTGTTGCAGTTCACCCTGATGATGAACGGTACAGGGATCTCTGCGGCAAAACACTCAAAGTGCCTCTTTTCGGTCATGATGTGAAGGTAATCTCTGATGGTGCGGTTGACCCTTCATTTGGAAGCGGAGCTGTAATGATCTGTACCTTTGGTGACAAGCAGGATGTACACTGGTGGAAGACACATAAACTTGACTTGAGGAAGGCAATTGATCTTTCAGGAAATATGACCTCCGTTGCAGGCAAATATGCTGGAATGAACTCCATGGAGTGCAGGGAAGCAATTCTGGCCGACATGGAAGCAGAGGGAATTTTAAGGAATCAGGTTCCGCTTGAACAGCGTGTCGGAACATGCTGGAGATGCAAGACACCTATTGAAATCCTCTCTGAACGCCAGTGGTTTGTCAAAGTGCACAATGACGAAATTTTAGAGGCTGCAAACAAGATTAACTGGACTCCGGAACACATGAAGAGCCGCCTTGAGAACTGGGCATCACAGATGGAGTGGGACTGGTGTATCTCAAGACAGAGAATTTTCGCAACTCCAATTCCTGTCTGGTTCTGTAAGGACTGCGGCGAGGTTATTCTGCCCGAAGAAGAGGATCTTCCGATAGACCCGACAGTTGACAAACCAAAGAAACCCTGCCCAAAGTGCGGTTCAACTGAATTCATCGGTGAGAAGGATGTTCTTGACACATGGATGGATTCGTCAATTTCAGTTCTGAATATCACAGGCTGGGACGGAACAAAGACACCGGATCTTTTCCCTGCACAGATTCGCCCGCAGGGTCATGATATTATCAGGACATGGGCGTTTTACACAATTCTTCGTGCCGGAGCAATAACAGACGGCGGACATCCGTGGGATGAGATTCTTGTAAACGGTATGGTTCTTGGTGATGACGGATTTAAGATGTCAAAGAGCCGTGGAAACATCATCTCACCTGAAGAGGTCTTAAAAGAGCACGGTGCCGATTCATTCAGGCAGTGGAGTGCGGGCGGTGCCGCAACCGGTCAGGATATTGTCTTTAACTGGAATGATGTGATTGCAGCATCACGTTTCCAGACAAAGATGTGGAATATCTGCCGCTTTGTTATAATGCAGCTTGAGAAGGGAGAGCCTGAGGATGCAGGACCCTCTGTTCTTGCAGACCGCTGGCTGATGCACAAGCTTTCACTTACAACAAAGGAGGTGACGGAGGCGATGGAGACATACCAGTTTGACCGTGCTATCCGTGCAATCCGTGAGTTTGCAAGGGAAGTCTTTGCAGATAACTACATTGAGCTTGTAAAGGGACGTCTTTATGGTGACGGTACCGGAAGAGGCAGCGCTCTTTATGCCCTCAGGACATCAATTGACGCGCTCTGCCGTATGCTTGCCCCGATTACGCCTTATTTCGCGGAAGAGTGCTACAGCATTCTGACCGGAAAGAGTGTTCACGAACAGAGCTGGGTTGACTTTGAATTTTCCGATGAGGATGCTCTTGTTCAGGGAGATCTTCTCTCAAAGGTTGTATCTGAAGTCAGACGCTACAAGCATGATGAGAAAATGGCTCTTAATGCGCCTCTTGGTCATGTTGTTGTGTACACTCCGTATGAGATCGATGACTGCGGTGACGCTTCTGCAACTCTTAGTGCGAATGTTGAGTGGAAGTGCGAAAAGCCCGATCTTCAGAAGGTTGTATCTGATGTCAGGTTTAATTTCGGACTTATCGGACCAAAATTCAGGAAGCAGGCAAATGCATATATGAATGCAGTAAGGGCCCTTTCTGATGAAGAGAAGGTAAACCCTCCAAAGACTGTTGTTGTCGAAGGTGCCGAGACAGAGGTTTTGGAGAATTCATTTGAGCCTGTATATGCGTTCAGGGTTGCAGGCGAGGATGTCGATGTTCTTCAGGTATCAGAAGACGTTATCATCACAGTTGAGAAGAAAGAATAAATTTTTTTTATTTTTTAGTTTCATTCAGATGGCAGACTCCATGCGTTTTTTGAGTTCTGAAGATTTTGTTATTTTTAATTATTAATAACGGATTTTATTGCGCTTAATATAATTAAAGTTGAAATCTGGCCCGTTTGCACTTGCATAAGATAAAAGACTGAATAGATCAGCTTTTCGTTTATTTGAATCTCTTACAGGCTGGCAAAACGATATAGTGGTATTTATAAGAAGGAAAATGAAATGTAACCTGTTAAAAGCGTAATGAGGCAAATTTATGTCGGCAGCGAGTAAAAAACAATTGGGAAAACTGAACAAAGTTAAGAAAGCCAAGGCAGAAGAGCTCGCGAAACAGGTGGCTGAGGGCAGCCAGGCTGCCAAGAAGAAGCTCAAGAAGCTCCAGAAAAAGATTAAGTGAGCCGACTGGAATTTTCAATTTTTTTATTTTTATTTTAAGGGATAATCAAGGATTAGTGGCGCTCCCGGTCACCGGCACATTGCCCTGCATCAGAGTTGTGTGATATCGTCATTTCAATGTCGTTAATGCCCGTAAATCCAAAAAAATTCAAAACTATTGGTGTCACTTATGGCGGAATTTTTTTCAGAATGACTGTTCATAAAAGGAATAAAATATATTTTTTTAAGCGTTTTTGTGGAAATTTCTTTTAATATGATTCATATACACCGGCACCTTCACCGGAATATGAATCAAATACATGCTGATATATTATGTCGCATTTTTCCTGGTATATTTCAGGAGTGTAAGCCCTTGGCAGTTGATCAAGGATTTCGTCTATACAGACCCTGACTTCTGCCCGTGACTGCTGACGTTTTCGCCAGTCCAGAACAAGCTTGTTCTGCTTCATTGTCATAAGCAGGTCTTTTGCAACTTTTTTAACCTCTGCTTCTTCCTTTTTTGAGAGTTTCATCTCCGGTTTAATCAGAAGGTCAAAGATTATCAGCTCCTCTTCGGTTAGGTTTTCCTTTATGCTGCGCTGGTCTTCCTCGTTTAATTCATCAGTAAAACTGCATAAATCCTCAAAGAACTCCTCAACATTTTTACTGCCGTTATTGTAGGCATCAATCATCTCATTAAG
Proteins encoded in this region:
- a CDS encoding valine--tRNA ligase, with the protein product MSSPKEIPKNYDPIEVEERWMNTWKKESYYFDRNSKKPQFIIDTPPPYPTGNFHIGNAFNWCYIDFIARYKRMCGYNVMFPQGWDCHGLPTEVKVEEINGITKNDVPRDEFRRMCRELTHQNIEKMRKTMWRCGFSNDWSNEYITMMPEYYKKTQLSFLRMYNKGDIYQSEHPVNFCTRCETAIAFAEVSYEDRTTKLNFFDFDGVEIATSRPELLAACVAVAVHPDDERYRDLCGKTLKVPLFGHDVKVISDGAVDPSFGSGAVMICTFGDKQDVHWWKTHKLDLRKAIDLSGNMTSVAGKYAGMNSMECREAILADMEAEGILRNQVPLEQRVGTCWRCKTPIEILSERQWFVKVHNDEILEAANKINWTPEHMKSRLENWASQMEWDWCISRQRIFATPIPVWFCKDCGEVILPEEEDLPIDPTVDKPKKPCPKCGSTEFIGEKDVLDTWMDSSISVLNITGWDGTKTPDLFPAQIRPQGHDIIRTWAFYTILRAGAITDGGHPWDEILVNGMVLGDDGFKMSKSRGNIISPEEVLKEHGADSFRQWSAGGAATGQDIVFNWNDVIAASRFQTKMWNICRFVIMQLEKGEPEDAGPSVLADRWLMHKLSLTTKEVTEAMETYQFDRAIRAIREFAREVFADNYIELVKGRLYGDGTGRGSALYALRTSIDALCRMLAPITPYFAEECYSILTGKSVHEQSWVDFEFSDEDALVQGDLLSKVVSEVRRYKHDEKMALNAPLGHVVVYTPYEIDDCGDASATLSANVEWKCEKPDLQKVVSDVRFNFGLIGPKFRKQANAYMNAVRALSDEEKVNPPKTVVVEGAETEVLENSFEPVYAFRVAGEDVDVLQVSEDVIITVEKKE
- a CDS encoding DUF7847 domain-containing protein, with the translated sequence MAFQSLSESFKILRHPVIWIAGLLCGLVAGIQIYFGLSGGAAAFYAERISIFWMIVYPFFIAATYGAIKSDDYSLKGYFSSGYAGYFRVLLPTVLIMTFVMIVAFVMATPAAISGVLDPLMVAFSLFFVILPLFFFAFFYDTAAVFDDLKVFECIKKSFVGTFAKPFLVLQFFFVLILIFLVIGAGFMMIWTGILADQFEPLLLMSQDELNQMAENPESLVALLGDYGLKMTALMYFLGVFVFITILLPYKAVFYKNHISEAKIELNIPETEQGEYDEKGRWYKYS
- a CDS encoding pyruvate kinase alpha/beta domain-containing protein — translated: MSFTAKNTYYFEKPGPLNTEDAARFSVERAQELGISKIVVASSKGQTARVFYEAVKDTEIDLVVVTHVVGFREPGVWEFPSEIAEELESKGVSIIKGTHTLSGMERAMSGNPKLGGSSRTEAVAEALRKTVAVGLKVAVECTLIAADQGAIPVNDEIIAVGGTATGADTVCVIKPSHTSKYFDLQVREIVAMPRNR
- a CDS encoding TIGR00297 family protein, producing MIRRPDMWIVILLSLVAIAIAPFIQPPWILALIAILTSAVFYFIKKTHYPAIGISVVAVLYGAEMVSLMVFLATIAIVMMGEAAFRICSSEKYNYLAYLFVASVSSVAVMGYLNYQNILIPLTGIIVAALLKSVLKNREDALMIECIGAAMTMFLFEDISYSATLDLILLAIIISFTFGYLSYKMKAADLSGLFSGALMGILIIVFSDITWFFVMLTFFVMGTAFTKYKYEKKKAEGLAESRGGARGFMNVFANGLVSLCAAVLFGIYQHPAFVALFLGSIAAATADTTASELGMLGKTPYLITTFEKVPKGTDGGITIFGEAAATAAAFVLCLAAFAMGVIPPDMVIIGTLAGFVGTNIDSLVGATLERNGTLKNAGTNFFCTLGGGIFAMLFYLF